Part of the Henckelia pumila isolate YLH828 chromosome 2, ASM3356847v2, whole genome shotgun sequence genome is shown below.
attaaaggtagagcatgctgggcctttaggctcactagatctaaatggtgtgcatgtgagttttatgttattcaggaggttgtggtcccgactggtggtgaagacctctgtgcatccgtggcgagctagcacacccgtgaccttcgccagctcatgtttcagttgatttagtttatgatgagatattttatgtattgagctattttccgcacatgtttactatttttcattagtttgcatacttttgatattatagtcgtttgcatggattttaacttgttcgagtttttaaacttttaagatgAAATcactttttattatgtattaaattttatgaaaatctattttaagtatagatgcatatatgtaatatttttttaaaaaaaatttccttcgAGTCTGGTTCGTTTAAGTTTTTGTGTGATTTATTTCTTatttgtgcatttcactctccgggttaattttgtaggaaaatgaatttttgaacaatgaattacggagcatccttagtcaaaaattcaaattgaatTCTAGATTACTATAaattcaatctccaccgttcagattgtagtacaagatgttttgaagctgctgtccaaatttcaactcGATCCGATGGCTGGAagtcaagttatgaatttttcaaaaaaactgtGCGCTAGGAAGAAAATATGGCGCCTAGGCGCAAGTTTTGAGCGCCTAGGCGCGACCTGgacgaaaaaaaaaagaaatttggaACAGAACTTTTCACGCCATGGCGTGTTTTTTTCTGCGCCATGGCGCGACACggaaggaaaaaaaatcaaaaattttgagattttaaaaGTCTTGAGTCACGGGCTTTATTTGACGGGCTTTCAAGTATATATAAAAAGGAGATCAGAAGGAGACGCAAAGAGGGGGAGAGGCGGCCACCAAGCGAGAACCAAGAGCAAAAAAGGGAGACGGCGTGAAGATCTCAAGAACCGCGCAAACtagtttcttcttttctctcttatttttgttgggatttaggggatcctacccccaaaactttgttttgatttcttcttgaagattgaatttggtttttatgcattcttgattatattactgtgtttatttattatttggagattgatcaacttcgaattgattttatgtgttataattgatactgaaaggagattttataacatgatagggtaatatagtccatgaatctacaacttgcatagacatatgaggttggatacatgttgatagtcatagtccaataggtcgaaagctagaggattccacaaatcgtaatgcaattgcaattgttaaataacacaaggacacttggttattgcaatttgttaattagattaatatagctcgacagattatattgatagattaaggaattccgtcaaaagcaaGACTTGAGAACCgaatttcaatcattagagaagaaaaaggggtaggtgaaccgagatcctaacaatcgtttatttattttttgaatttaatttattgtttttcttttatttcatcattttattttagtttattaattttttctccatctctcgttttaattaactaaagaattaTACTTGAGGTGAATTTGTCAaacatcaatctctgtgggacgatactcgtactcatgtacactatattattacttgactcgtgcacttgcgatttattcgagcttaattgatagacatatttgagttgattttctgtggtagtatttgctcgatcagaaatcaaaccgaaataatagaaccgataatccaaaattcgatttcgacggcataacggctataaatggtcaaaccaaaaatctcaatTCAACAATCATCAACAATACAACTCAAACCAACTTCCAATCCAACAAAACACaaccaaatccaaccaaaatccaaaacccatttttgaaatatgctccaaaaattcatataaaatccaaacttcgttctttttccaaaccgatttcgaatacacggtctatgctagTTCAAGCACATTATActcgaaaattatcaaattctgacaacccaacaaaaatcaaagttcgtggatcgtagcaaaacttacgtccaaaCGAAGCCTTTGTCGCGGTGAttgtgaatctcaactcgaatcggAAGTCTGACGGTCGGATTGTGCGAATCGGATTGAAGAAAAGCTTGGAGAAGCAACGACCATGGCTTCTCTCGTCTCGGTCTTGGCGTGTGGGGAGTTAAGGAAAAAGGAGAGGAGTGATGGTGAAGTGATgggtatataatataatataagttAAGTCATTTGACTTGGTCCAACACCTAAATTGCAACTCGATCCCTGAAACTCCAATTTAAatcgattcaatcccggctcaaatAACTccactaataattaataatcaactctgctaatcacgaaataattaatttcagggccttacacaaGCTCACTTCTCTATACTATGTTCTCCACAAAACTACTGTGAAGACCTGGACCCCTTCCGGGAATTCTACTGTGGTTACAAAGCATCAAGCCCCTGTCTTGTATGCTATTGGTACTGGAATCGCATTTAACTATGGCCGAATTGTGTTTGAAACAGTCATGGCCTTTGCAGATTATGCTCAACCGACCCTGAAGTTGCCTTATCCATCCCTAATCTATTCTATGCTGCTGTCTCAAgagattgagaaggatgatgatgagcTACTTGAGCCTGGGGAGTTGCTGAAGATCACACCTGCATTACTAAAAGGAAATAGGAAAATAGACCTTCCCTGGTCTGAATCAGATGTTACCGCATGTGTTGTGGCAGGTGTTTCCAACACCCCCTCTGCCATTGCTGTTTTTGTACCCCCCTTCTGCTGCTCAAGAAATGGATTCTACCTTTATTCAAGCTCAACTGTtgcatgctgagcagaagattACCCAAGCAAAGGCTAATCTAGCCTATTACGAAGGGATGAAGGCTCACTATGAGTCCCTATTAAGTGGAGctggcccttctgaacaaaaagggggagaaggaAGTGAAGCAGAAGAAGAAGCTGATGGCTCATCTGAGAACAATCAATTCTAGTTTGTTTATTTTGGTTTTGCTAGTAtagtttaaattttttcttaGGTTTTGTGTTTTGTGTGTTTTAGCTCTGATCCTAATCAAAACTGTTCTTTTGTGATGTCCGCTTTGATATGAATTCTTGGTTCTGTTTCTCCTTGCACTTATGTTTTCTTATTTGAGGTGTCGtagctagatgttgccaacatctcgtAACAACACCTCTGCCTATACTTAGGAGGAGAATCTATTCAtggggagttttgattaagggggagttttGTTGATCTGTTTGTAAGTtaaatgtgttttgtccagaaaggcaaaaatggagagattgaaagaaatattttattacttaaaatcatcctaattgaaaaagattctatctaatatcttttgcctttattggacatgaagtaattttaaataagttatttaCTTCCTTGTTTAACTTGATTTGAGATATGATTaagtttatcataatatttattatcttatctCTAATGATTTAATTCATTTACTATGTAGATTTTACTTGATAAAAAAGAAACAAGATCTAGAATCCTATCTCTACAAGAAAATATCTACAAGGGAGGATTAAAGTATATATATTGGAAGAGAGAGACCGTGAGTTTCTGTAGCTTCAATATACGTACGTTGAGAAAGAGCTGCTGAAGCTTGTATCGGTCGTGATTGCTTGAAGCCGTGAAGAACACTCAAAGATAGTTGATCGAAGAGTGTTTTCGTCTCACGTGTTTTTGGCATCAAGAGTTTTTCTCCTTACTTCGTTTttgttattctatttcatataaaatgttttaggagaacttttactatttattttctcacttgttttgagaaattgaattttacaataatcactagttttagggtttgtaaaattctttgaaagttttctagtgaagttttgtcctgaggcgctgcaagagtattttatactcttgcttaaatcatttgagtccatttatttggttgcttgtttattttattcacgcctaAATTTTAtttcgctgcaaattactcaaggtgttattgtaggtgttgttaacaccttgtgacaacacctcaaactgtttatgtgcaaccacaATTCCCTTACACAAGACTCATTAGGAGTCATGTACATTTTTAATATGATCTTAggtgaaaaataatatacatcACTCGTTGTGAATTATAATATTATCTCGCTATAAATGGAATCCATTTAATTACTATGAGATGTTGTCACATGCTTCATAATCTTTTTCAATATTACCAttcaaattaaaagaaaaaatgtcAATCAGCTTTAAGttatttctttttaaaatatagacattgtaaaactattttttaaaaaaaaactaattttaaaacctttaattaataaaataaatagaaacACCAATTAAACTTGATTGAAagattattcaaacaaataaacaaatcttTTTTTATGAATGTATAAAATACTAGTTTATGACTTTatgttgttatatatatatattacataatgTAGTTTGTAATATAATAGTATAATACATAGCCaatttaaataaaacaccattcttttcttcttttttttgagGAAAAAACACCATTCTTCTAATTAGCGAACAAAATGACTAAAATAAACTAGATTCTAAAAAAATAGTGATatccataatttttttataataaatgaAGTATTGCAAAgacttaaattaattttgtgaaatataaatatagataattttaaaataaaaagcgATGAATTTGATAAATGTCCGAACAAATTTGGCACACTAAGCATCTGTTTACTACAGATACCCCTCCCCACTATCTTCTTCCTCTCATGTCCTGATTCGTTTTCACAGACCAAATTCCAGGTGCGCGCATGGCTGCTTCTGCTTCTCTTTGCTTCCCAGCCTGCTGTAACCGAGGTGGGTTGGCGGGATTCAGCAGTGGCCGCCGTGTGTCCACTCAGTGGACGCCTCGGGGACTCACAGTTCGCTCGGATTTGGAGTCGAATGTCTCTGACATGAGTGTAAATGGTAATTTTGCCAACAACTTGATAGACGTGGTTCCTGTCTTTcctttttgttgttgttttttttttctctctctgTCTTTTTTAATCTGCATGTTGCGTGAGTTCTTGAATCATTATTACGAAAGTCTGATTGAACGTTTATTGATGGAATCGATACAAGTTGCTTGATTTcggaaattttgattttctgtgGCTTTGGCAGGGTGTTACTAGGATTGGGATTAAATGTTACTTTTGAACAAaagtttctcttcaattttgattttatttttttcccatTTGAGTTTTGTGTGCTCCTCGCCCATGGCTATTATGATAGTTCATCAGGGATCATTCAGTTTTCAAACGGAAAAGGGGCCTTTTTGTTTGGTTTGCTTGGCATCCATTGTGGGTTCTTCACTATAAATGAATTATCTGCGTTGCAGCCCCAAAAGGTTTGTTTCCACCGGAACCAGAACACTATCGTGGACCAAAGCTGAAGGTGGCCATCATCGGAGCTGGGCTCGCAGGCATGTCCACGGCACTCGAGCTTCTTGATCAAGGCCATGAGGTTTTACATCACTATTGTTTTCCGTTTCTTAACATACGGCGTATTTTTCTTTATGAAATCATGTATTTTTAATGATGATGAGCCCTCTTTATTGTTTGTTATGTGAACATGTATGATATGCAATTGCTTTGGTGTTTGCAGGTTGATATCTACGAATCAAGGTCATTCATTGGTGGAAAAGTAGGTTCCTTTGTTGACAGGAAGGGAAACCACATTGAGATGGGGCTGCATGTGTTTTTTGGTTGCTATAATAATCTCTTTCGCTTGATGAAAAAGGTAGAAATTTgttcaataaaaaatttcagaCTACAATTAGTACACTCCCTCCATCCTAAATATATAGGCTTGTTTGTTTTTCATATAGATTAATAAAATCATTGGAAAAAATAATGCACTTTTTCCAAAACTTAGTTAACGAGGGTATGTttgtgaaaaccaagaaaaaatACAACTAATAATAGAAACTGGATACATATTTGGGACAACCGAAAAAGGAAATGCAGCTATATAACTGTGACGGAGGTAGTATATGTCAGCGTCTAGAGAAATTGTCATTATATCATTATAGGTTTAATAAGTTGGTTTTACTGCTCTAATCTCGTGAATTAGTGAGATGTTCCTTGATACTTTATGCGGATTCATGAATTCATCTGATTATGGAATGTAAATGATATCTGATTATTCTCTGCACTCTACCAAATCCAGGTGGGTGctgataaaaatctacttgtGAAGGATCATTCTCACACTTTTGTTAACAAAGGGGGTGAAATTGGCGGTATGATGAAAATACTTGATTATCTAAAGAATGTACGCTAATTGTTTTCGGCAGAATGTTTGAAGAAAAATGCTGTATGTGAGTTTATTTAATCTAACTGTTAATATCTAGCGACGTCTATATTTAATTCCAGAACTTGATTTTCGTTTCCCAATCGGAGCACCGATACATGGTATTCGTGCATTTCTGACGACAAATCAGCTCAAGGTACTTAATTTTGCTCGTTATTTCCTTATTCATGCTGCTAAATTATTATTTCCTTATTTATGTTTGATGGGGTTACAAGGACCAGAGTGATTTAACCTCTGTTTTGCTGTTAAGCATacatattttatcatttaattgatttttgaaactGCAGTTTGATTATCTTGTACTCAACCTAATAGATTACACCTGAACctttaacaaaataaaaattgcaaaGAGTGAAATATAATCTCAAATGGATGTGTACTGAATGAATGCACTCCAAAAATAACAAAGGAAATAACCCAAAGTTTCCTATGTACAAATATTCTCTCCACTCCTAGCTATGCTAGTATCAAAATAAAGATCATAACAGAATCAttgttctctctctctctctctctctcttttctaCTCTCCCGTCTCCCCATGTGTGGTTCCCTAGAGTATACATATTGGATTTTGGGCCACTGTTTATTCAGGCCCGCATTCCCTATACCCCTATCACCCGAGTAAGACTGAAAGAAATGCAGTGAGCTGGCTTTGGTCATAATGTTATACTTCGAGTGACTTGAATGAAGTGTCTTTTTATTTTGAATGGTCATTATCTCTTGTTTCTTTTGGATTAATCATTTGTATTCATTTTCTTTTGGATTAATCATTTGTGTTCATTGTGCAAGGCAAAAGCCTTTAGTAGCGATAGCAtgtttttttgggttttatCATGACATGGTTAAGAGTGCTTGATACAGCCACGGTAGAGTTGaatattcattatttatttttgttccaACTTTTTTCTGACTCACTTCGTCAATTCTTGGTTTTGGTTTGAGCTTTTGAGATCTTGATGTTGttaaatttcaataaaattatCTTATCTTCCACTATTGCTGCAACTATTTGAAACCTGTGTTTGGACGGAGATTTTGGAGAATGCTAACATCCTCTCTTATCATTGTCCGCAGAATTTCTATTTCTGTAGTGAAAATTTGAAATGCTGATTCTTGTGCTGTGAAATAATATCTTGTGGGCTTAGTTCATTCTCTCACCCTTATAAGTTTGACACCATCTCTCTACTATAGTTGTCTTTCAAGCTGCTTAAACCATCTAAAAATTTATTACTTAAAGAATGGAATTTTCTGAATGTATTCTCCTCTGTTGTTTGCAGCCTTACGATAAAGCAAGAAATGCTGTGGCTCTGGCCCTTAGTCCCGTTGTGAGGGCTCTTGTTGATCCAGATGGAGCAATGAATGACATACGCAACCTGGATAATGTTTGTGTTCTCCCTCATAATTCGTTTCTTCCATTCCAGTTTATCTCTAAATCTAAATTGGTACTGGTGCCAAGTGGACAGATAAAATTTTTTAGAGATCTTGGTACTTTCAGTACCACCTAAAAATGTAATGCCTTTACCTGTACTCGTCCTCTTATTTGAACAAATCTTATGTACTTTCTCCCAGATCCATTCCAAGGACATCTTGTCTATTCAGCTGGACCCATTTCATTATATCATGCTTTTTAACTCAACAACCAGCCTACATCTAAGATTTTGATGCTGTAGTTTAGGGCTAATTAAATTGACTTTAAGAGCCTTTAGCGGATTCTATCTCTTAGAATAATGGATTGCTCGTTGAGTATGAAAACACCTTGCAATCAACTAAGTGTGCTAGTTGGTGATGTATTTTACGAGGAAAATGACGTGTTTATTGTAAAATGTTTTCTTGTATCATTAACTTTGTTATGTATTTGCAACAGATAAGCTTCTCTGATTGGTTCTTGTCCAAAGGAGGGACACGCACGAGCATCCAGAGGATGTGGGATCCTGTTGCTTATGCTTTGGGTTTCATCGACTGTGATAATATTAGTGCTCGTTGTATGCTGACTATATTTTCCCTTTTTGCTACTAAGACTGAGGCTTCCCTACTACGCATGCTTAAAGGTTCCCCAGATGTTTATTTGAGTGGCCCCATCAAAAAGTATATCATGGACAAGGGAGGAAGGTATCAACATCATAGGATGAACTGtacttgaaagcatgtttatttttCACTCAACATGGAAATTAATTTATCTTTCTCTTATATATTTGCTAGCACAGGTTCCATCTAAGATGGGGATGCAGGGAAGTTCTTTATGATAAATTGCCAGATGGAGGTGTCTATGTATCAGGCCTTGCCATGTCTAAGGTACTTGTCCTTACTACTTTCTCAGTGACAAATCATGTCTCGCTAAGATGAAAATTGGCTGGGAAGCTGAGCTTATATGCTTATTCAATATTAGATCTACTCTTATATTTGTGGCTTGATACCCTCATTTTGTGATGTTAATGTCGTTTTCGGCAACAGATGTGATCATTCACCTTTAACATCAAACATTTCCGAACTTCAGGTTCTTAAACTCAGTTTCTCCCCCCTACAAAATTGCCCTCAAGTGTGTCTATTAACAGtcattgtttttttgttttggtcaaAATACATAAAGTGTGGGGCCATTTTTATTCACAATTGATTACCCTCCACTTGTACATTAGATGGAAATATAACTGATAAATTGTCTTGTCAATGGAAAAGATAGAAATAAAGTGTTCATGGATTAACTCTTTGTGGGTTTGTGGTACACACGCCTAAcaagtgtttgattttttttctcctTTTAATTGTAATGACAATTTTGGGCCCCAGTTTCATGCATTCGGAAGTCTGAAATCAATATTATGGCTGTTGTAAGAAACTATTGCTCCTTGGTGATTGATTCTATGtacttttttaaaatttctatCTGTGTGTTAATGCGATTATATCAGATCAGCAGTCAGTCAGTCATGAGAACTAATGATGGGTACTATTTTTCAGGCTACTCAAAAGAAAATTGTTAAGGCTGATGCTTACGTTGCAGGTTTGTGACATAAAATTGGCTGCACATTTTATCCTTCTCTTCTGATGGTTGCCTCAAGGTTCTACAtatttatatgtgattgcagCTTGTGATGTTCCTGGAATTAAAAGATTAGTTCCGCGGAATTGGAGGGAGTGGGAATTCTTTGATAATATCTTTAAACTGGTTGGAGTGCCTGTCGTCACTGTTCAGCTTCGATATAATGGATGGATTACAGAGTTGAGGGACTTGGAACGTGCAAGGTTAGCCGGCACTATCTTAGCATAGGGAGTTTTGCTCCAGTTTTTTTACTCAGGCAACTCTGCTCTAGTATCTCATTGCGGTCACTCTTTGATGGTCAGGCAACTAAGGCAAGCAGCAGGATTGGACAATCTCCTTTACACTCCAGATGCAGATTTCTCCTGCTTTGCAGATCTTGCACTCACATCTCCTGAAGATTATTATATTGAGGGCCAAGGATCATTGCTCCAGTAAGAAATTTTGCTGTTATTTCCGTTTGTTATTTTTCACCTTTCTTCCATTAAGGATATACTGTTTCCCTTCAATTACGAGGTGGAAAACTAGCATAAGATGTCTGAATTTTTGTTTCTATCTAAATATTCTTGTTTTGTGGTCTTTCACAGATGTGTGCTTACACCTGGGGATCCTTACATGCCACTGATAAATGATGAAATTATAAAAAGAGTTTCAAAGCAGGTTAGTTTTGCTTCTGCATACCTTGGCTCTTACAGGAAATTCTTACAGTATCCATTTTGACAAAATTGAAATGAcaatttcaaaaacaaaagaTCTTGATTAAAATTGATACTAAAAGAAACGGAAACAGGTCATCACTATCTCCTGCTACTGCCGAGAAAATAATATAACGCCAGAAAGgtgttcttattttaatattcctAGTGTAAAACTCCTGATATTGAACCGTTTGCGTGCTGAAAAGATTCTCTGAGATTGTATTCATCTGGTATCATCAGGTGACAATCATTTACTATCTCTAGAAAAGGCTTGCCAACTGCGGTTAgcaaaattattaaatcaacTAGCTGTAATAGACACTTGTATCATTTTAGAGAAGAGAACAAAAGGCAATTAATTTTTGGA
Proteins encoded:
- the LOC140879709 gene encoding zeta-carotene desaturase, chloroplastic/chromoplastic, coding for MAASASLCFPACCNRGGLAGFSSGRRVSTQWTPRGLTVRSDLESNVSDMSVNAPKGLFPPEPEHYRGPKLKVAIIGAGLAGMSTALELLDQGHEVDIYESRSFIGGKVGSFVDRKGNHIEMGLHVFFGCYNNLFRLMKKVGADKNLLVKDHSHTFVNKGGEIGELDFRFPIGAPIHGIRAFLTTNQLKPYDKARNAVALALSPVVRALVDPDGAMNDIRNLDNISFSDWFLSKGGTRTSIQRMWDPVAYALGFIDCDNISARCMLTIFSLFATKTEASLLRMLKGSPDVYLSGPIKKYIMDKGGRFHLRWGCREVLYDKLPDGGVYVSGLAMSKATQKKIVKADAYVAACDVPGIKRLVPRNWREWEFFDNIFKLVGVPVVTVQLRYNGWITELRDLERARQLRQAAGLDNLLYTPDADFSCFADLALTSPEDYYIEGQGSLLQCVLTPGDPYMPLINDEIIKRVSKQVLSLFPSSQGLEVTWSSVVKIGQSLYREGPGKDPFRPDQKTPVKNFFLAGSYTKQDYIDSMEGATLSGRQASAYICDAGEELTELRKAIATVEMEKAGAATNTSDELTLV